The nucleotide window CACTGGTCGGCCTGGCCGCGTTCGATGGCGCCCATCCACTCAGCGTCGATCTGCCCGACCTGCCGACGGCCCGTCGGCTGCTCGAACGCCGTCTCGCCGGCCTGCCGGCCGCCGGCACGGCGGGTGGGGAGATCACCGACGAGATCATCGAACTGTGTGGCCGGCTTCCGCTGGCGCTGGCCATCCTGGCGGCCCGGGTCGCCGTCCGCCCGCGACTGTCGCTCGCCTCCGTCGCCGCCGAGCTACGCGACGGCGCCCGCCGGCTCGGCGCGTTCCCGGGCGGGGGCGGCCTCAGTGATCCGCGTACCGCGTTCTCGTGGTCCTACCGCCAGCTCGGTCCCGGCGCCGCTCGGCTGTTCCGGCTTCTGTCGGTGGCCCTGGTGCCGGGTGTCACGGCCGCAGCCTGTGTGAGTCTCTGCGACCGCAACCCCGACGACATCCGGGCGGAGCTGGCCGAGCTGATCGAGGCGGCCCTGGTGACCGAGCACGAGGACGGCCGGCTCACCTCGCACGTACTGGTCAGGACGTACGCGGAAGAGCTCCTCCGGGCCGAGGAGCCGGCGCCGGAACGACAGGCGGCGGTCAGCCGCCTGCTGCAGTACTACCTGCACAGCAGTTTCCGCGCGCAGGTGGTGCTTGAGCCGAACCGGACGCCGATCGAGCCGCCGCCGCCCCTGCCCGGTGTCGTCGCGGAGCAGCCGGAGACGTACGACGAGGCGATCGCCTGGTTCGCGAGCCAGCGGGAGGTGCTCAAGGAGGCGGTCCGCCTGGCGGCCGACGTCGGGTACGGCATCGTGCCCTGGCAGCTCGCCATCACCATGCAGCAGTACCTGCAGTGGGCCGGGTACTTCCAGGACTGGGAAGACGTCATGAGGGTGGCGCTGCACGCGGCACGGGCGAGCCACGATGCCGTCGGGGAGGCGCACGTCCTGCGCAGCCTGGCCGGTGCGCGGTATGTGTTCGGCGCCAACGAGGAGTCGCTCCGCCTGCTCAGCGAGGCGCTGCCCATCTACCGGGCCCGGGACATGCGGCTGGAACAGGCGCTGGTGCACAACAACTTCCACCAGGTGCTCAGTGCGCTGAGCCGGCACGACCTCGCCCTCGAGCACAGCGAGAAGGCGCTGTCGCTGTCCCGCCTTCTCGGGAATCGTCGGGCCGAGATCTTCAGCCTCCTGTGCAGCGGGACGTCGCTCGCCGGCCTGGGGCGGGTCGAGGAATCAGCGCAGGCGCTGCATGAGGCCCTCGACCTCAATCAGCAGTTCGGACGCGGCCGCGAGGAGAGCGAGATCCGTTCTGCCATCGCCCACAACCTGGCCGAGTCCGGACGCGTCGACGAGGCGGTCGAGCAGCTGGAACTGTCGGCGGAGACGGCGCGACGCCTCGGGGACCGACCGTTGCAGTTCGACGCGTTGCGGCAGATGGCCGAGGTCCTGATCACCTCTGGCGAGATCCCCGCGGCGCAGCGGGTGTTCGAGCGCGCCGGCGCGGTTCTTGCCGGGTTGCAGGGCGGCGGCACCGACAGCATGCGTGCCTCTCTCATCCGTCTCGCCGAGTTGCTGTCCCCGCCGAGGTGATCGCGGCTTCCGACAAACGATGAACGTCATCAACCCTCGTAGGGAGTGTCGCTCGATGAACAATCTCGTCCCCGGAACACACACAATGATCACAAACGGCGTCCGGCAGGTCTATCACGTCGCCGGGACCGGCCCGGTGATGATCACCCAGTCGGGCGGGCCCGGCGTCGAGTACGCCTACCTGCGCTCCACCCGGTTGGAAGAGCACTTCACCATGGTCTACCCGGAGATCCCCGGCACCGGGGCGTCCGGGCCACTGCCCGAAGGGTCCACCTACGTGGACACGTACGTCGGTTTCCTGCACTCCCTCGTCGAGCATCTCGGCCAAGCTCGGGTGCACCTGCTGGGCCACTCCCACGGCGGCTTCACCGCTCAGCGGTTCGCGCTGAACCATCCCGATCGGGTCGCCGGCCTCGTTCTGTACAGCACGTCCCCGACCAACGGCGCGGAATTCTGGGCGACCGAGCAAGCCGAGGTCGACGCATACCTGTCCCGTCACGCCGGCAACCCGGAGATCGCGACGGTGGCAGCGGCGATCACCAGCTCGGTTCCTTTGCAGACCCACGCGGAGAAGACCGACCAGCTTCGGGCCTATCTG belongs to Micromonospora ureilytica and includes:
- a CDS encoding AfsR/SARP family transcriptional regulator — translated: MGPLRLWRGAVELDAGPRQQRGLLALLLARAGRPVSTSDLTRLIWGPDSPASSVNVIHKYVGALRRLLEPDLPARAAGSYLLRHGNGYRFEAGPESLDLSAFRSHVLAAKSSLRQDRPAEALDHYLDALELCHGSAGDSLIDSTAAAATFAGIDSEFFDAAIAAAAVAVRVRQPGRVLVPLRLAAEMGRLNEPVHACLVTTLATAGHQAEALAVYGAIRARLDDELGIDPGRELQDAQRRALTQAGMPPSGDPDPIPGTSRPIPLVRPAQLPPDLPLFVGRGTELAILNDLVTGMRAAGRTSPLVVAMNGMGGVGKSTLAVHFAHRVSGEFSDGQLYLDLRGHLGEGESRPAGDALRLLLHAVGVPASDVPDTFDARIGMYRSMTAGKRILILLDNVCDASQVRPLLPNSAESLVIVTSRRSLVGLAAFDGAHPLSVDLPDLPTARRLLERRLAGLPAAGTAGGEITDEIIELCGRLPLALAILAARVAVRPRLSLASVAAELRDGARRLGAFPGGGGLSDPRTAFSWSYRQLGPGAARLFRLLSVALVPGVTAAACVSLCDRNPDDIRAELAELIEAALVTEHEDGRLTSHVLVRTYAEELLRAEEPAPERQAAVSRLLQYYLHSSFRAQVVLEPNRTPIEPPPPLPGVVAEQPETYDEAIAWFASQREVLKEAVRLAADVGYGIVPWQLAITMQQYLQWAGYFQDWEDVMRVALHAARASHDAVGEAHVLRSLAGARYVFGANEESLRLLSEALPIYRARDMRLEQALVHNNFHQVLSALSRHDLALEHSEKALSLSRLLGNRRAEIFSLLCSGTSLAGLGRVEESAQALHEALDLNQQFGRGREESEIRSAIAHNLAESGRVDEAVEQLELSAETARRLGDRPLQFDALRQMAEVLITSGEIPAAQRVFERAGAVLAGLQGGGTDSMRASLIRLAELLSPPR
- a CDS encoding alpha/beta fold hydrolase, whose protein sequence is MITNGVRQVYHVAGTGPVMITQSGGPGVEYAYLRSTRLEEHFTMVYPEIPGTGASGPLPEGSTYVDTYVGFLHSLVEHLGQARVHLLGHSHGGFTAQRFALNHPDRVAGLVLYSTSPTNGAEFWATEQAEVDAYLSRHAGNPEIATVAAAITSSVPLQTHAEKTDQLRAYLPINFADFWGRRAEFDRLRETVRAWVVRPGNKRFDYRPELSSIGARTLVITGRHDFICGPVWSEMLHEGIPGSRLTILENSGHFGHLEEPTAFHEAVDWILTEEVLPSRH